In a genomic window of Streptomyces noursei ATCC 11455:
- a CDS encoding nitroreductase family protein — translation MSSSSQARTAPTPPERWTPTHGEPYRPVPYRPERMPATESLARAAELRARMDDRRTVRQFATDPVPEQVVRDAIACAATAPSGAHQQPWTFVLVKDPEVRRRIRAAAEVEEQRSYEGRLGEEWLAALRPLGTDEVKPHLTDAPHLIVVFQQRHWLGPDGTKRKHYYVDESVGIAVGMLLSALHLSGLAALVHTPSPMRFLQEVLGRPANEKAFAVIPVGYPAPDCQVPDLVRKSLDQVLVEV, via the coding sequence ATGTCCTCTTCATCGCAGGCGCGTACCGCGCCGACACCCCCCGAGCGTTGGACGCCGACCCACGGAGAGCCCTACCGCCCGGTGCCGTACCGGCCCGAGCGGATGCCCGCGACCGAGTCCCTGGCCCGCGCCGCCGAGCTGCGGGCCCGGATGGACGACCGACGGACGGTGCGGCAGTTCGCCACCGATCCGGTGCCGGAGCAGGTGGTCCGGGACGCGATCGCCTGTGCGGCCACCGCACCGTCCGGGGCCCATCAGCAGCCGTGGACGTTCGTCCTGGTCAAGGACCCCGAGGTGCGCCGCCGGATCAGGGCGGCGGCGGAGGTCGAGGAGCAGCGCTCGTACGAGGGGCGGCTGGGCGAGGAGTGGCTGGCGGCGCTGCGGCCGCTGGGCACGGACGAGGTCAAGCCGCACCTGACCGACGCCCCGCACCTGATCGTGGTCTTCCAGCAGCGGCACTGGCTGGGCCCGGACGGCACCAAGCGCAAGCACTACTACGTGGACGAGTCGGTGGGCATCGCGGTCGGCATGCTGCTGTCCGCGCTGCATCTGTCGGGGCTGGCGGCGCTGGTGCACACGCCGAGCCCGATGCGGTTCCTGCAGGAGGTGCTGGGGCGGCCGGCCAACGAGAAGGCGTTCGCGGTGATCCCCGTGGGGTACCCGGCACCGGACTGCCAGGTGCCCGATTTGGTCCGAAAGTCCCTTGACCAGGTGCTGGTCGAGGTCTGA
- a CDS encoding GAF domain-containing sensor histidine kinase, translated as MSNGPGAGIPAVSTAILAMSRHLEVRDVLKTIVASARELLDAEYAALGVPDDHGGFAQFVVDGVSAEQWKAIGPLPRQHGILAAMLHNATPERLADVREDPRFGGWPAAHPDMSDFLGLPVADGDEILGALFLANKRCPKPTGGCGFTEEDERLLGILAQHAAIALTNARLYERSRELTIAGERARLAHELHDAVSQKLFSLRLTAQAATALVDRDPARAKDELHQVAALAAEAADELRAAVVELRPAALDEDGLVATLRSQIQVLDRAHSARVTFTAQGVRALPSAQEEAMLRVAQEALHNALRHSGAERVEVSLGRAGQGALLKIADNGRGFDTRVVRRAGRHLGLVSMRDRAGGVGGKLTVESEPGKGTTVEMEVPGG; from the coding sequence ATGAGCAACGGACCGGGAGCCGGGATCCCCGCGGTGAGCACCGCGATCCTGGCCATGAGCAGGCATCTGGAGGTGCGCGACGTCCTCAAGACGATCGTGGCCTCGGCCCGTGAGCTGCTGGACGCCGAGTACGCCGCGCTCGGCGTGCCGGACGACCACGGGGGCTTCGCCCAGTTCGTCGTGGACGGTGTCAGCGCCGAGCAGTGGAAGGCGATCGGCCCGCTGCCCCGCCAGCACGGCATCCTCGCCGCGATGCTGCACAACGCCACCCCCGAGCGGCTCGCCGACGTCCGCGAGGACCCCCGCTTCGGCGGCTGGCCCGCCGCCCACCCGGACATGTCCGACTTCCTCGGCCTGCCGGTCGCCGACGGCGACGAGATCCTCGGCGCCCTCTTCCTGGCCAACAAGCGCTGCCCCAAGCCCACCGGCGGCTGCGGCTTCACCGAGGAGGACGAACGGCTTCTCGGCATACTCGCCCAGCACGCCGCCATCGCCCTGACCAACGCCCGCCTCTACGAGCGCAGCCGCGAGCTGACCATCGCCGGCGAGCGCGCCCGGCTCGCCCACGAGCTGCACGACGCGGTCTCCCAGAAGCTCTTCTCGCTCCGGCTCACCGCCCAGGCCGCGACCGCCCTGGTCGACCGCGACCCGGCCCGCGCCAAGGACGAGCTCCACCAGGTCGCCGCGCTGGCCGCGGAGGCCGCCGACGAGCTGCGCGCCGCCGTCGTCGAGCTGCGCCCCGCGGCGCTGGACGAGGACGGGCTGGTGGCCACCCTGCGCTCCCAGATCCAGGTCCTCGACCGGGCCCACTCCGCCCGCGTCACCTTCACCGCCCAGGGGGTACGGGCCCTGCCCTCCGCCCAGGAGGAGGCGATGCTCCGGGTCGCCCAGGAGGCGCTGCACAACGCGCTGCGCCACTCCGGCGCCGAGCGCGTCGAGGTCAGCCTCGGCCGTGCCGGCCAGGGCGCCCTGTTGAAGATCGCCGACAACGGGCGGGGCTTCGACACCCGTGTGGTCCGCCGGGCCGGCCGGCACCTGGGACTGGTGTCGATGCGCGACCGCGCCGGTGGCGTCGGTGGCAAGCTCACCGTGGAATCGGAGCCCGGCAAGGGCACCACTGTCGAGATGGAGGTGCCCGGTGGCTGA
- a CDS encoding response regulator — protein MADHTRGGTERATGEGHAIRVLLVDDHQVVRRGLRTFLEVQDDIEVVGEASDGAEGIAATEQLRPDVVLMDIKMPGMDGIEALRQLRTLDNPAKVLVVTSFTEQRTVVPALRAGAAGYVYKDIDPDALAGAIRSVHAGHVLLQPEVAGALLSQEDGNGGQGRGSSLTEREGEVLGLIADGRSNREIARALVLSEKTVKTHVSNILMKLDLADRTQAALWAVRHGIGA, from the coding sequence GTGGCTGACCACACGCGGGGCGGTACGGAACGGGCCACGGGCGAGGGGCACGCGATCCGCGTGCTGCTGGTCGACGATCACCAGGTGGTGCGCCGCGGCCTGCGGACGTTCCTGGAGGTCCAGGACGACATCGAGGTGGTGGGGGAGGCGTCGGACGGCGCCGAGGGGATCGCCGCCACCGAGCAACTGCGCCCGGACGTCGTCCTGATGGACATCAAGATGCCCGGCATGGACGGCATCGAGGCCCTCCGCCAGCTCCGCACCCTCGACAACCCGGCCAAGGTCCTGGTCGTCACCAGCTTCACCGAGCAGCGCACCGTCGTCCCGGCCCTGCGCGCAGGTGCGGCCGGCTACGTCTACAAGGACATCGACCCCGACGCCCTGGCCGGCGCCATCCGCTCGGTGCACGCCGGGCACGTGCTGCTGCAGCCCGAGGTGGCCGGCGCGCTGCTCTCCCAGGAGGACGGCAACGGCGGCCAGGGACGCGGGAGTTCGCTCACCGAGCGGGAGGGCGAGGTGCTGGGCCTGATCGCGGACGGCCGCTCCAACCGCGAGATCGCCCGCGCACTGGTGCTGTCGGAGAAGACCGTCAAGACCCACGTCTCCAACATCCTCATGAAACTCGACCTCGCCGACCGCACCCAGGCCGCCCTGTGGGCCGTGCGACACGGCATCGGGGCCTGA
- a CDS encoding chaplin, with product MAGAGLVLAGAGVASAHDGQAQGAAVGSPGVASGNVTQAPIHIPANICGNSTSVVGLLNPTFGNACVNN from the coding sequence ATGGCGGGGGCCGGTCTCGTCCTGGCGGGCGCCGGCGTCGCCTCCGCGCACGACGGCCAGGCCCAGGGTGCCGCGGTGGGGTCGCCCGGCGTCGCCTCGGGCAACGTCACCCAGGCGCCGATCCACATCCCCGCGAACATCTGCGGCAACAGCACCTCCGTGGTCGGCCTGCTCAACCCGACCTTCGGCAACGCCTGCGTCAACAACTGA
- a CDS encoding chaplin: MNSVKKAALVLATTGLAVGAAAGSAFAHDGGHAQGEAVTSPGVLSGNVTQAPVHVPVNISGNSTNVVGVLNSAFGNPAVNN; this comes from the coding sequence ATGAACAGCGTCAAAAAGGCCGCCCTTGTCCTTGCCACCACCGGTCTCGCCGTCGGTGCCGCCGCCGGTTCGGCGTTCGCCCACGACGGCGGGCACGCCCAGGGCGAGGCCGTGACCTCCCCGGGCGTCCTCTCGGGCAACGTCACCCAGGCGCCGGTGCACGTCCCCGTGAACATCAGCGGCAACAGCACCAACGTCGTGGGCGTGCTCAACTCCGCCTTCGGCAACCCGGCCGTCAACAACTGA
- a CDS encoding ABC transporter ATP-binding protein, with amino-acid sequence MSDVLELVDVSVVREGRALVDQVSWSVKEGERWVILGPNGAGKTTLLNLASSYLFPSAGSARILGEQLGRVDVFDLRPRIGIAGIALADKLPRSQTVLQTVLTAAYGMTASWREDYDEVDEQRARAFLDRLGMNAYLDRKFGTLSEGERKRTLIARAMMTDPELLLLDEPAAGLDLGGREDLVRRLGRLARDPYAPSMIMVTHHVEEIPPGFTHVLMIRQGKVLSAGPLDLELTSSNLSHCFGLPLVVERNGADRWTAQGLPLK; translated from the coding sequence ATGAGCGATGTGCTGGAGCTGGTGGACGTATCCGTGGTCCGCGAAGGACGGGCTCTGGTCGACCAGGTCTCCTGGTCGGTGAAGGAGGGGGAACGCTGGGTGATCCTCGGCCCCAACGGCGCCGGCAAGACCACCCTGCTGAACCTCGCCTCCAGCTACCTCTTCCCGAGCGCCGGCTCCGCCCGGATCCTCGGTGAGCAGCTGGGCCGGGTCGACGTCTTCGACCTGCGGCCGCGCATCGGCATCGCCGGCATCGCGCTCGCCGACAAACTGCCGCGCAGCCAGACGGTGCTGCAGACCGTCCTCACCGCCGCCTACGGCATGACCGCCAGCTGGCGGGAGGACTACGACGAGGTCGACGAGCAGCGCGCCCGGGCCTTCCTCGACCGCCTCGGGATGAACGCCTACCTGGACCGGAAGTTCGGCACCCTCTCCGAGGGTGAGCGCAAGCGCACCCTGATCGCCCGGGCGATGATGACCGACCCCGAGCTGCTCCTCCTGGACGAGCCCGCCGCCGGCCTCGACCTCGGCGGCCGCGAGGACCTGGTGCGCCGCCTGGGCCGGCTCGCCCGCGACCCCTACGCGCCCTCGATGATCATGGTCACCCACCACGTCGAGGAGATCCCGCCGGGCTTCACCCACGTCCTGATGATCCGTCAGGGCAAGGTGCTGTCCGCCGGCCCGCTCGACCTGGAGCTGACCTCCAGCAACCTCTCGCACTGCTTCGGCCTCCCGCTCGTCGTCGAGCGCAACGGCGCCGACCGCTGGACCGCGCAGGGGCTGCCCCTCAAGTAG
- a CDS encoding NfeD family protein, with amino-acid sequence MWWLIAAVGLGIPLVVTAMPEFGMFAVGAVAGAVTAALGGGTVAQFLVFVVVSVALVAVVRPIANRHRGQGPRLASGIDALKGRTATVLERVDAGSGGRIKLAGEVWSARALDGDRVYEPGQQVDVVEIEGATALVI; translated from the coding sequence GTGTGGTGGCTGATCGCCGCCGTAGGACTGGGCATTCCGCTCGTCGTGACCGCGATGCCCGAATTCGGGATGTTCGCGGTCGGCGCCGTCGCCGGTGCCGTCACCGCAGCGCTCGGTGGCGGCACCGTCGCACAATTCCTGGTGTTCGTGGTGGTGTCGGTGGCGTTGGTCGCCGTCGTCCGGCCGATCGCCAACCGCCACCGCGGCCAGGGCCCGCGCCTCGCCTCCGGCATCGACGCCCTGAAGGGCAGGACCGCCACGGTCCTCGAACGGGTCGACGCCGGGAGCGGCGGCCGCATCAAACTCGCCGGAGAAGTCTGGTCCGCCCGTGCCCTCGACGGCGACCGGGTCTACGAACCGGGCCAACAGGTCGACGTGGTGGAAATCGAGGGTGCCACCGCCCTCGTCATCTGA
- a CDS encoding SPFH domain-containing protein, with the protein MDIIIVLIILVVLVFIALLKTIQVIPQASAAIVERFGRYTRTLNAGLNIVVPFIDTIRNRIDLREQVVPFPPQPVITQDNLVVNIDTVIYYQVTDARAATYEVASYIQAIEQLTVTTLRNIIGGMDLERTLTSREEINAALRGVLDEATGKWGIRVNRVELKAIEPPTSIQDSMEKQMRADRDKRAAILQAEGVRQSEILTAEGQKQSAILRAEGEAKAAALRAEGEAQAIRVVFESIHAGDPDQKLLSYQYLQMLPKIAEGDANKLWIVPSEIGDALKGLGGAIGSFNPAGGANIPKPGGPERQAPPID; encoded by the coding sequence GTGGATATCATCATCGTCCTGATCATCCTGGTGGTGCTCGTCTTCATCGCACTCCTCAAAACGATCCAGGTCATCCCCCAGGCCAGCGCCGCCATCGTCGAGCGCTTCGGCCGCTACACCCGCACGCTCAACGCGGGCCTGAACATCGTCGTCCCGTTCATCGACACCATCCGCAACCGCATCGACCTGCGCGAACAGGTCGTGCCGTTCCCGCCGCAGCCGGTGATCACGCAGGACAACCTCGTCGTCAACATCGACACGGTCATCTACTACCAGGTCACCGACGCCCGCGCCGCCACCTACGAAGTCGCCAGCTACATCCAGGCGATCGAGCAGCTCACCGTCACCACCCTCCGCAACATCATCGGCGGCATGGACCTCGAACGCACCCTGACTTCCCGCGAGGAGATCAACGCGGCGCTGCGCGGCGTCCTGGACGAGGCCACCGGCAAGTGGGGCATCCGCGTCAACCGCGTCGAGCTCAAGGCGATCGAGCCGCCCACCTCCATCCAGGACTCGATGGAGAAGCAGATGCGCGCCGACCGCGACAAGCGCGCCGCCATCCTCCAGGCCGAGGGTGTCCGGCAGTCCGAGATCCTCACCGCCGAGGGCCAGAAGCAGTCCGCGATCCTCCGCGCCGAGGGTGAGGCCAAGGCCGCGGCCCTGCGCGCCGAGGGCGAGGCCCAGGCGATCCGGGTGGTCTTCGAGTCCATCCACGCCGGCGACCCGGACCAGAAGCTGCTGTCGTACCAGTACCTCCAGATGCTCCCGAAGATCGCCGAGGGCGACGCCAACAAGCTCTGGATCGTCCCCAGCGAGATCGGCGACGCGCTCAAGGGCCTCGGCGGCGCCATCGGCAGCTTCAACCCCGCGGGCGGCGCCAACATCCCCAAGCCCGGCGGCCCCGAGCGCCAGGCGCCCCCGATCGACTGA
- a CDS encoding sulfite exporter TauE/SafE family protein, translating into MSLWEAVAVFVAGLGAGTMNTIVGSGTLITFPVLLAVGLPPVTANVSNSLGLVPGSISGAIGYRRELRGQGRRVLRLATAALIGGLTGAVLLLALPSSAFDTVVPALIAVALVLVVAQPRLAAAVRARRARNGTAAHRDGGLALFAGLLLASVYGGYFGAAQGIIYLSLMGVLLSDDLQRINALKNVLAALVNGVAAIFFLFVADFDWTAVALIAIGSALGGQVGATIGRRLPPTALRAVIVAVGLLAIVQLLLK; encoded by the coding sequence TTGTCCCTCTGGGAAGCAGTCGCAGTCTTCGTCGCCGGCCTGGGCGCCGGCACCATGAACACCATCGTCGGTTCCGGCACCCTGATCACCTTCCCCGTCCTGCTCGCCGTCGGCCTCCCGCCGGTGACCGCCAACGTCTCCAACTCCCTTGGCCTGGTGCCCGGTTCGATCAGCGGCGCAATAGGGTACCGCCGCGAACTGCGCGGCCAGGGGCGCCGGGTGCTGCGCCTCGCGACCGCCGCCCTCATCGGCGGCCTGACCGGTGCCGTCCTGCTGCTGGCCCTGCCCTCCAGCGCCTTCGACACGGTCGTCCCGGCCCTGATCGCCGTCGCCCTGGTGCTCGTCGTCGCGCAGCCCCGGCTCGCCGCCGCGGTCCGCGCCCGCCGTGCCCGCAACGGCACCGCCGCCCACCGCGACGGCGGCCTCGCCCTCTTCGCCGGCCTGCTGCTGGCCAGCGTCTACGGCGGCTACTTCGGCGCCGCCCAGGGCATCATCTACCTCTCCCTGATGGGCGTCCTGCTCAGCGACGACCTCCAGCGCATCAACGCGCTCAAGAACGTCCTCGCCGCCCTCGTCAACGGCGTCGCGGCGATCTTCTTCCTCTTCGTCGCCGACTTCGACTGGACAGCCGTCGCCCTGATCGCGATCGGCTCCGCCCTCGGCGGCCAGGTGGGGGCCACGATCGGCCGACGCCTCCCGCCGACCGCCCTGCGTGCCGTGATCGTCGCGGTGGGACTGCTGGCCATCGTCCAACTCCTCCTGAAGTAG
- a CDS encoding HNH endonuclease yields the protein MRETLVLNASFEPLATVSLRRAVVLVMQDKAVVEHAHPGMRIRAASVDVPVPRVIRLSRYVRVPFRRQASWSRRGVLARDQHRCAYCGKRATTVDHVLPRSHGGGDTWLNTVASCAEDNHRKADRTPEQAGMRLLRRPFVPTPADALVSALGVSARDELPEWLGALPA from the coding sequence ATGCGCGAGACGCTGGTGCTGAATGCGAGCTTCGAGCCGCTGGCGACGGTGTCGCTGCGGCGTGCGGTGGTGCTGGTGATGCAGGACAAGGCGGTCGTCGAGCACGCCCACCCGGGGATGCGGATCCGGGCGGCGTCGGTGGACGTACCGGTGCCGCGGGTGATCAGGCTCAGCCGGTACGTCCGGGTGCCGTTCCGAAGACAGGCATCGTGGTCCCGGCGCGGAGTACTCGCCCGTGACCAGCACCGATGCGCGTACTGCGGGAAGCGGGCGACGACCGTGGACCACGTGCTGCCGCGGTCGCACGGCGGTGGGGACACCTGGCTGAATACCGTCGCTTCGTGTGCGGAGGACAACCACCGCAAGGCGGACCGGACGCCGGAGCAGGCGGGGATGCGGCTGCTCCGGCGGCCCTTCGTGCCGACGCCGGCGGACGCACTGGTGTCGGCCCTGGGGGTGTCCGCGCGGGACGAGCTGCCGGAGTGGCTGGGAGCGCTCCCGGCGTAG
- a CDS encoding YbhB/YbcL family Raf kinase inhibitor-like protein codes for MSELKRRPLPHDFHPPVAEFTVVSEEVEPGGTLRPEQVHAAGNRSPQLRWEGAPTGTRSYAVTCYDPDAPTGSGFWHWVLFDIPASVTELPAGAGSGDMKGLPEGAVHVRNDYGTRDFGGAAPPPGDGPHRYVFTVYAVDQEKLGPDADVSPAVVGFNLRFHTIGRAQLIGEYEVPAAG; via the coding sequence GTGTCCGAGCTGAAGCGGCGGCCGCTCCCGCACGATTTCCACCCGCCGGTGGCGGAGTTCACCGTGGTGAGCGAGGAGGTGGAGCCGGGCGGCACGCTGCGGCCCGAGCAGGTCCACGCGGCGGGGAACCGCTCTCCTCAGCTGCGGTGGGAGGGTGCTCCCACGGGGACCAGGAGCTATGCCGTCACCTGCTACGACCCGGACGCGCCGACCGGCAGCGGGTTCTGGCACTGGGTGCTGTTCGACATCCCGGCGTCGGTGACGGAGCTGCCGGCCGGGGCGGGCAGCGGTGACATGAAGGGGCTCCCCGAGGGGGCCGTGCACGTCCGCAACGACTACGGGACGCGGGACTTCGGCGGTGCGGCGCCGCCGCCCGGTGACGGTCCGCACCGCTATGTGTTCACCGTGTACGCGGTGGACCAGGAGAAGTTGGGTCCGGACGCGGACGTCTCGCCCGCGGTGGTCGGCTTCAACCTGCGGTTCCACACGATCGGGCGGGCTCAGCTGATCGGCGAGTACGAGGTGCCCGCCGCCGGCTGA
- a CDS encoding sporulation protein: MGFKKLLASLGAGGASVETVLFEENVVPGGVVQGEVRLQGGSVPQAIQGLSVGLQARVEVERGDEEVRRDVEFARLRLGGAFEVQAGAVHTVPFGLEIPWETPMTTFPGHPLPGVSVGVTTDLAIARAVDSSDLDPVQVHPLPAQQAILDAFGRLGFRFKTADLEQGRIHGTRQQLPFYQEIEFSAPPQYRGLSEVEVSFVADDREMDVVLEMDKKPGLFSEGSDTYRSFTVGLHDFEGTDWPGYLNHWLAEVGGRRNWL, from the coding sequence ATGGGGTTCAAGAAGTTGCTGGCGAGTCTGGGGGCCGGGGGCGCGTCCGTGGAGACGGTGCTCTTCGAGGAGAACGTGGTGCCCGGCGGGGTGGTGCAAGGGGAGGTCCGGCTCCAGGGCGGGTCGGTGCCGCAGGCGATCCAGGGGCTGTCCGTCGGGCTGCAGGCGCGGGTGGAGGTCGAGCGCGGGGACGAGGAGGTCAGGCGGGACGTCGAGTTCGCCCGGCTGCGGTTGGGCGGGGCGTTCGAGGTGCAGGCGGGGGCCGTGCACACGGTGCCGTTCGGGCTGGAGATCCCCTGGGAGACGCCGATGACCACCTTCCCGGGGCATCCGCTGCCCGGGGTGAGCGTGGGGGTGACGACCGACCTGGCGATCGCGCGGGCGGTGGACTCCAGTGATCTCGACCCGGTGCAGGTGCACCCGCTGCCGGCACAGCAGGCGATCCTGGACGCCTTCGGGCGGCTCGGGTTCCGGTTCAAGACCGCGGATCTGGAACAGGGGCGGATCCACGGGACGCGTCAGCAGCTGCCCTTCTACCAGGAGATCGAGTTCTCGGCGCCGCCGCAGTACCGCGGGCTGAGCGAGGTCGAGGTGTCCTTCGTGGCCGACGACCGGGAGATGGACGTGGTGCTGGAGATGGACAAGAAGCCGGGGCTGTTCAGCGAGGGGTCGGACACCTACCGGTCGTTCACGGTCGGGCTGCACGACTTCGAGGGGACCGACTGGCCCGGTTATCTCAACCACTGGCTGGCCGAGGTCGGCGGGCGGCGCAACTGGCTCTAA
- a CDS encoding DNA-3-methyladenine glycosylase — MTDVPGHVPLPRDFFDRPVLDVAPDLLGRTLVRHSPAGPIALRLTEVEAYDGEADPGSHAYRGRTARNATMYGPPGHAYVYFIYGMWFSINLVCGPEGKAGAVLLRAGEILTGAPLAAGRRPKARNTDELAKGPARLATALDIDRSLDGVDVCAPAHGPLTILHGTPAPRDRVRNGPRTGVGGDGADHPWRYWIDGDPTVSPYRPHTPRRRTATTT; from the coding sequence ATGACCGACGTACCGGGCCACGTCCCCCTCCCGCGCGACTTCTTCGACCGCCCCGTCCTGGACGTCGCCCCGGACCTGCTCGGCCGCACCCTGGTACGTCACAGCCCCGCCGGCCCGATCGCACTCCGCCTCACCGAGGTCGAGGCGTACGACGGCGAGGCCGACCCCGGCTCCCACGCCTACCGCGGCCGCACCGCCCGCAACGCCACGATGTACGGCCCGCCCGGCCACGCGTACGTCTACTTCATCTACGGCATGTGGTTCAGCATCAACCTGGTCTGCGGGCCCGAGGGCAAGGCCGGCGCGGTCCTGCTGCGCGCCGGCGAGATCCTCACCGGCGCACCCCTGGCCGCCGGCCGCCGCCCCAAGGCCCGCAACACCGACGAGCTCGCCAAGGGCCCGGCCCGGCTGGCCACCGCCCTCGACATCGACCGCTCCCTGGACGGCGTAGACGTCTGCGCCCCGGCCCACGGCCCGCTCACGATCCTCCACGGCACCCCCGCCCCGCGCGATCGGGTGCGCAATGGGCCCCGCACCGGCGTCGGCGGCGACGGCGCCGACCACCCGTGGCGCTACTGGATCGACGGTGACCCCACCGTCAGCCCCTACCGCCCCCACACGCCCAGGCGACGCACCGCCACGACGACTTGA
- a CDS encoding IucA/IucC family protein produces the protein MTAPTAPEQPAQDAVAHLTPELWARANRALVRKALAEFAHERLLTPEPLAEDGRYAVHSDDATTSYRFTARRQALDHWQIDAESITRHREDAELPLDALDFITEFHTSLGLSPDVLPVYLEEISSTLSGTAYKLAGKAPTAAELATADFQAVETGMTEGHPCFVANNGRLGFGIHEYHAYAPEAAAPLTLLWLAAHRDHSTFTAGAGLDYDTLVDAELPAATRARFTATLTDLGLDPDAYYFFPTHPWQWWNKLSVTFAAEVAQRRLVCLGPGDDQYLAQQSIRTFFNTTQPARHYVKTALSVLNMGFMRGLSASYMEATPAINDWLARLIDADDTFRAARFSIIRERAAIGYHHRQYEAATDKGSPYRKMLAALWRESPVPTLEPGQRLATMASLLHVDRDGDSFAAALVAESGLAPEAWLRRYLDGYLTPVLHAFYAYDLVFMPHGENAILVIEDGAVARVIFKDIAEEIAVMSADAVLPPTVERIRADVPDDKKLLSVFTDVFDCFFRFLGATLADRGVLDEDTFWRTVAATVTDYQAAHPELADKFAEYDMFAPEFALSCLNRLQLRNNQQMVDLQDPAGALQLIGTLQNPIAPYAP, from the coding sequence ATGACCGCCCCCACCGCCCCGGAGCAGCCCGCCCAGGACGCCGTCGCCCACCTCACCCCGGAACTGTGGGCCCGCGCCAACCGCGCCCTGGTCCGCAAGGCCCTCGCCGAGTTCGCCCACGAACGCCTGCTGACCCCCGAGCCGCTGGCCGAAGACGGCCGCTACGCCGTCCACAGCGACGACGCCACCACCAGCTACCGCTTCACCGCCCGCAGACAGGCCCTCGACCACTGGCAGATCGACGCCGAGAGCATCACCCGCCACCGCGAAGACGCCGAACTCCCGCTGGACGCCCTGGACTTCATCACCGAGTTCCACACGTCCCTGGGCCTGTCCCCGGACGTCCTCCCGGTCTACCTGGAGGAGATCAGCTCCACCCTCTCCGGCACCGCCTACAAGCTCGCCGGCAAGGCCCCCACCGCCGCCGAACTCGCCACCGCCGACTTCCAGGCCGTCGAGACCGGCATGACCGAGGGCCACCCCTGCTTCGTCGCCAACAACGGCCGCCTCGGCTTCGGCATCCACGAGTACCACGCCTACGCCCCCGAGGCCGCCGCCCCGCTGACGCTCCTCTGGCTGGCCGCCCACCGCGACCACAGCACCTTCACCGCCGGCGCCGGCCTCGACTACGACACCCTCGTCGACGCCGAGCTCCCCGCCGCGACCCGGGCCCGCTTCACCGCCACCCTCACCGACCTCGGCCTCGACCCGGACGCCTACTACTTCTTCCCCACCCACCCCTGGCAGTGGTGGAACAAGCTCTCCGTCACCTTCGCCGCCGAGGTCGCCCAGCGCCGCCTGGTCTGCCTGGGCCCCGGCGACGACCAGTACCTCGCCCAGCAGTCCATCCGCACCTTCTTCAACACCACCCAGCCCGCCAGGCACTACGTCAAAACCGCCCTGTCGGTCCTCAACATGGGCTTCATGCGCGGCCTGTCCGCCTCCTACATGGAAGCCACCCCGGCCATCAACGACTGGCTGGCCCGCCTGATCGACGCCGACGACACCTTCCGCGCCGCCCGCTTCTCGATCATCCGCGAGCGCGCCGCCATCGGCTACCACCACCGCCAGTACGAGGCCGCCACCGACAAGGGCTCCCCGTACCGCAAGATGCTCGCCGCCCTCTGGCGCGAGAGCCCGGTCCCCACCCTCGAACCGGGCCAGCGGCTGGCCACCATGGCCTCCCTCCTCCACGTGGACCGGGACGGCGACTCCTTCGCCGCCGCCCTCGTCGCGGAATCCGGCCTGGCCCCCGAAGCCTGGCTCCGCCGCTACCTCGACGGCTACCTCACCCCGGTCCTGCACGCCTTCTACGCCTACGACCTGGTCTTCATGCCGCACGGCGAGAACGCCATCCTGGTCATCGAGGACGGCGCGGTGGCCCGCGTGATCTTCAAGGACATCGCCGAGGAGATCGCCGTGATGTCCGCCGACGCGGTCCTGCCGCCCACCGTCGAACGCATCCGCGCCGACGTCCCCGACGACAAGAAGCTGCTCTCGGTCTTCACCGACGTCTTCGACTGCTTCTTCCGCTTCCTCGGCGCCACCCTCGCCGACCGCGGTGTCCTCGACGAGGACACCTTCTGGCGCACCGTCGCCGCCACCGTCACCGACTACCAGGCGGCCCACCCCGAACTCGCCGACAAGTTCGCCGAGTACGACATGTTCGCCCCCGAGTTCGCCCTCTCCTGCCTCAACCGCCTCCAGCTGCGCAACAACCAGCAGATGGTCGACCTCCAGGACCCGGCCGGCGCCCTCCAGCTCATCGGCACCCTGCAGAACCCCATCGCCCCCTACGCCCCCTGA